The sequence CCGGAGTAGGAAGACTTGGGATGGGTGAGGTCTTGTAGCCCAGCACCGGAGACTCGGATCGGTAATAACTTGGACTCATTCCTTTGGATCTTGGATAATCCCATCCATCTTGATTTCCTGAGAAAGGCAATCTCCCTGGTACGGAACGCCGAAGGACATTTATGCGGCTTCCCCTGCGTTCCTCTACTTTGGATTGCACTCTGAGATGGTCCTCCAGGAGCTCTGCGAGGGACCTTGATCCTTTCTTTGGAGTTCCCCGGCCGGACTCGGATGATGTCTGGTTCTGGGCTGTGAAGGTGTCTTCCTTCTGGCCTTTGGATGAGGCAGAAGACATTTTGGCGCTGGCCCGGAGCTCGTCAGCTACCGAACGCTGCGGCTGACTGCCTCGTTCTGGGTGGTAGAACTTGCACTTGTGACCATACGTACACTTCTTACCTAAGAAAGAACAGAGGCATGAAAAGACGACCAAGTGTGAATTTAAAGCAATAAATGAAATCAACATCTGACTTTCTCTGCCtaagattaaaataatcttTTACCGTAAGGACACGGCTGCTTTCTGTGTTCTGGAATGACAGCTCGCTTCCTCAGGAAGTTCTCCAAGCTCGGTCCGTGGCGTCCGAGGGGGTCGTCCGGTGGCATGAATCTAACGAAAGTAGATGCGAGATTAAAAGAACAATCTCCGAGAAGTGGcagtgcacaaaaaaaaaaaaaagaagcatttaCTTGTCGTTGACAAAGGAGTACATCAGAAGACGCTCATCGATGAACTTCTTCCATTCTGGCTTCTCGTTGGCCAGGTCACGGTAGTTGTCGTTGGAGACGATGATGCCGTCGGACTCGTAGGCCAACTTGACGATGAAGCGGTCGTCGTAGCAGACCACCCGCCGTCCCTGCACGCGACGGGATGGCGTGAAAACCAGGATCTTGTCTTTCTCCAGTTGCCGCAGGACCTCCTGGTCTGTGATGAGAGCATCTGGACGGGATTGCTCCTTCCTCCAAGCGGGGACAAAAACCGTGATGTCACTGTGTCCTCGCTCTAAGAACCAATCAACCGCCAGCTGGATTCCTTGACAGGAGAACACCTCCTTGTTTCCGTGACTGAAGGAGGACATGGAGGTCAATGATTTCAAAAGGACCTCGTGATTAAAGCGAACCTCACCTCATGGCCACGTTACTCCCGTCCACCACAACAGGCCGAAAGTTATCTTTGTCCTCCAGGAGTTTGTTGGAACGCAGCAACCTGCAAGAATCGAccgaggaggaagacgagtACTCGGAGGACGACGAAAGAGACTGAGATCCACCTCTCGGCGGCCCCACCGGATCCATCTTGGTTCCCAGTTTGACCAGTTCCCCTAGGATGTCATTGATAAGTGCAGCCGGGCCCAGTTTCTTCAGCACCAGCAACACCAGTTCTTCTGAGTAGCCCAGCTTTAGAGCAAAGTCCACTTTGGTGCGACAGTCGTGCGGGTTCTCCGCCTGGGTTTCCGCCTGGGTGCAAGCGTTGTGGTGCCGCTCATCTTCGCTATCGCCGCTCTCTTCAGAGAAGAAACTACTGAAGCTAGCACTGCTGCTATCCAAGCTATTGGTGCTGTCGCTAAGGCCAGAGTCTGCCGAAGCCGACACGGCTGCGGACGAAACCGTCCCGCCGTCTTTCGGGCCGCCGGGGCCGTCCACATGGAGGTAGTCCAGATCCAGCCCCGGGCTGAGGATGTGGCCTGTCCCATCCTCCACATGGTCCCTCAGGCCCATGAAGCCACCTCACACATCCAGACCCGGGCGTTGGTGAGCCGACTCGATTAAGCGGGACCTTTTAGTCTAAAGTCTtaccttcaaaaaaaaaaaaaaaagttcattcgGATGTAACTTTTGAAAAACTCACTCTTTTAAAATACCACTTTGAAACTTTGTTTGTATCTACTTAAGTTGTTTTAGAGTGTAAAGTAACATTTATGACTcaatgtgtgcgtgagtgtgtggggggggggggcgctctAAGTATGTCTGGCTTGCACCTTTTGAGCAAAGCAGCTGCCAGACAATCTGTCCTTCTGCGACACAAAGTATTGTTCTGGACCATCCCCACAGacggagattttttttttttttttttaaagctcccCCACTGTTTgtgtcacacacgcacacacacacacacgattgTCAGCTATACAGCTGCAAGATGGAAACAAATAGGACGCAAGTTCCATCTCCATCTGAGGCACACTGTTGATATgcgaaatgtttttttagctTCGGAGCGCTTTCAATGTATGCAAAATAACTCATCTGCTGAGCAATATGTCGTCTCTGTCTCTGCACCTCATGCCTCCACAGTGAGCAGATGCCTCCTCAACCACTGACCTCCCTTGGGGGCgtttgcccccccctccctccctccctttttgCACCCCCATCCTCCCCTGAGGCCTGGAAAAGTCTCCACACGGCGCTCGGGTGCCTGCTGGGCGGCTGCCAGGGACCGGCTggaggggaggtggggggtgCTGTGGGTCCAGTCGGATGTGTgtgaaggaggggggggtggaTGATGGTACAAAGGCCATGCagagtgggagggggggggcaacagATGCCTACTGAGGACACACTTTAAAAGCATGCCGCAACTGGTggtgcccccccccttgccTCAACCCATAGATAGAGGtcaccagtgtgtgtgtgtgtgtgcccccCGTGCACTCACTTTCACCTCTGGTTGCCGAAATCTTCTCGCAACGTACCCAGagctgttcctaatattttgacaaGTCAAAATTCAGACGACAAACCATGTTGTCTGTTTTCTAAGACTGACAGCGTATTTTTTGTCGAGTTGATACATTCTTTGTAGACAGATCATTCATGAACCgactttaaaaatgttcaatgGATGTAAATGaaaggttttattttattcatagaTGTTAAATTCAATATATATGCCATAGatgtgaaatatatttttgatctTTGATGACCTGTACACGTTGCGATGTTAGAATCTTGTAgaaacattcatttatttcatctcaaacatgTGCAAATACTTTTAACAATGCCAATCCCTGCCAAATTTCTAGTaaccattttatttgatgattatgattttttttttaaatgtatttgcttATTATCGTTTTTAACAattattgctttattttatttcgtaGCATAATAcacagaaaatacaaaaaatatttttctctgtGTGCTCTGAATGTACgtgacacacaaatgaaattgtaCAAGACTTTTGTCATACTTGTGagcatttacaaaaaaatgaacaagagCCTCACCTCACAGAAGGGCCTCCTAAAACCTTGTTCTCCTCTTTTGTGGAAGTGCAATTTCCCACAGGCGTGTCTTGTAGCCGGCAGAGGTACACGTACACttaagaaaatgacaaatgtccACTGGAGCCAGAGTAGGAGCGTCCTTCCTTAGCGGCAGACCACCTTGTAGTGAGATGTGTCCCCTCTACTCTGTGGACCATCTCCActaacaccccccccctctaTTTTTTGTCTCCTCCCCCATTTAATACACTCTCAAAAGGGGGGGGCATGCACAAAGAGGGTTTTTGGTGGGCAGctggatacacacacacacacacacatatatatatatatacgtatatacacatatatatacgtatatacacacacacatatatatatatatatatatatatatatatatatatatatatagtatatatatatatacacatgtatatatatatatatatacacatgtatatatatatatatatatatatatatacacacatatatatatatatatatatatatatatataatgtgtgTATATAAAGAATTTCTAAAATGgagtgttgttttgcttttaccATATTGAAGTGCGCAGCCAGGTGAAGGAGACTTCTTTTGCCTCAAACGTTAACCTGCACACAGAAAGAATTTGAACATGcataaacacaattttttaGGCACACacctgcaccccccccccctgcctcCATCTTGGAGTGACCCTTTAATTGGGGCTCAGCTGACAGGTTCTCTCCTCAGGGAGCgtgcggcgggcgggcgggcgggcgggcgcatGGGTGCGCGTGCGGACCATCTGCTTGCTGAACAGGTGTCCCGCTCGCCGGAACCTTCTGCGACGACCCCCAAAATGCACTGTCACTGCTTTTAGAAGATATTTTATCAATGTATCACACACATTatcagaaccccccccccccctcaatgCAAATTCAAACTGAGGGACCTcgtatgtttgtgtgcgtgtgtgtgttctgccGCCATCCTTAAATGACCCTGAAGGGCAGCGCAGGCCGAAGGCCAGCCTTTTGTGCCTTCAGAAGTCCTCGGTGACCCCTCCCAACCCcccaacagacacacacacacactaattaAGTCCTGATAGATGTTCCCCACTGAGCCTGATGGTGCATGCGAGCAAATATGTACACATGTGTaaacgtgcgtgtgcgcgcacacgtgcatgtgtgcacggAGTGAGTGTCAGGTCACAAAGGTCAACAGGAACAAAAGCAAGGAGCAGATCCCAGCTGCCGAGCTAAACATACAGAGCTAACCcccacacacatagacacacactcCTTCCCTTTTAATGGGAGTGTGCCACcgtcacgcacgcacgcgcacacacacacacacacacacacgcacacacacacacacgcacacacacacaccgctcGGCTGAGTAGGGGGAAAGgtcacacacggacacacacggacacacacacacacacacacacacacacacacacacacacacaccgctcGGCTGAGTAGGGGTAAAGGTCACATggacacacacggacacacacacacggacacacacacggacacacacacacacacacacacacacacacacacacacacacacacacacacacacacaccgctcGGCTGAGTAGGGGTAAAGGTCACATggacacacacggacacacacggacacacacacacacacacacacacacacacacacacacacagcatgtaTGGACAGACAAATCCTTCTAATccgttttttttactttacgtATTTGTCAAAAAGACCCGGCTCCAAAAAGCAAGGCTTTCTAATTTTAAATGACCATGTagagcataggtgtcaaacacaaggcccgggggccagatacggcccactacatcattttatgtggcccgcgagacaaattttgcatc comes from Syngnathus acus chromosome 21, fSynAcu1.2, whole genome shotgun sequence and encodes:
- the LOC119139832 gene encoding probable ribonuclease ZC3H12C, yielding MGLRDHVEDGTGHILSPGLDLDYLHVDGPGGPKDGGTVSSAAVSASADSGLSDSTNSLDSSSASFSSFFSEESGDSEDERHHNACTQAETQAENPHDCRTKVDFALKLGYSEELVLLVLKKLGPAALINDILGELVKLGTKMDPVGPPRGGSQSLSSSSEYSSSSSVDSCRLLRSNKLLEDKDNFRPVVVDGSNVAMSHGNKEVFSCQGIQLAVDWFLERGHSDITVFVPAWRKEQSRPDALITDQEVLRQLEKDKILVFTPSRRVQGRRVVCYDDRFIVKLAYESDGIIVSNDNYRDLANEKPEWKKFIDERLLMYSFVNDKFMPPDDPLGRHGPSLENFLRKRAVIPEHRKQPCPYGKKCTYGHKCKFYHPERGSQPQRSVADELRASAKMSSASSKGQKEDTFTAQNQTSSESGRGTPKKGSRSLAELLEDHLRVQSKVEERRGSRINVLRRSVPGRLPFSGNQDGWDYPRSKGMSPSYYRSESPVLGYKTSPIPSLPTPETPAHFYLEDFQARHQRSDCGTEGNSKTFFPDLILDDRPMCHHLHHHPCQNQYNRPLNRTPPGLSQNTSPGIKQVDFDAEESPFQSRSTHMPPTHLPLLRRYPGECHAGTLHPFQTSTFSQCSILPSSLWQEERLQDSRSYHQGSQFPVNRNHSEQHQMNWDRRYQQPPRPRYDLFPIQNAASENIWSSPLTNAHLSQRGLAPQTSFLEPLVQSESSSVPQYQDRRERVFLNLCGIFPTDLVRVVMSRNPSVIDAQELAAAILLEKTQGSS